From a single Planctomicrobium piriforme genomic region:
- a CDS encoding enolase C-terminal domain-like protein has translation MRNWIFVKVITDQPGLIGWGEATLEWHTRSVVGAIEDIAQLLVGQDVTRIEHLWQMMWRQHFWHGSGIVRSTAIAGIDLALWDIAGKLVGLPCHRLWGGAVRDQIRLYCHLGGGKLESFYGTSVHEASRFADLALRAVEEGFSAVKTMAVPPTMPIEGLRPIKAAEACVAAMREAVGDGIDIMVDCHARPSPAMGLRFAEALDPYGLYFLEEPCWPENIDGLAKINAHVATPIATGERLTHLAAFRDLFAKAACDICQLDITHCGGFTEARRIAALADAYRIALAPHNPQGPVSTAASLEFGFSQPSYIICESVHADVPWRQDVVEEGFTIDPRTRTVRPNQRPGLGISINEAEVARHPFQQEIPQQVFYADGSVGDW, from the coding sequence ATGCGAAACTGGATCTTCGTCAAGGTGATTACCGACCAGCCGGGCCTCATCGGCTGGGGAGAAGCGACTCTCGAATGGCACACCCGCAGCGTCGTGGGCGCGATTGAAGATATCGCCCAGTTGCTCGTCGGGCAGGATGTTACCCGCATCGAACACCTTTGGCAGATGATGTGGCGGCAACATTTCTGGCACGGCAGTGGCATCGTCCGCTCCACCGCGATTGCCGGCATCGATCTCGCTCTGTGGGATATCGCCGGCAAGCTGGTCGGACTCCCCTGTCACCGTCTCTGGGGAGGCGCTGTCCGCGATCAGATTCGGCTTTACTGCCACCTCGGCGGCGGCAAGCTCGAATCCTTCTACGGAACCTCGGTACACGAAGCCAGCCGTTTCGCCGACCTCGCTCTGCGGGCAGTCGAAGAAGGCTTCTCCGCCGTCAAGACGATGGCCGTTCCCCCGACCATGCCGATTGAAGGGCTGCGACCCATCAAGGCGGCTGAAGCCTGCGTGGCCGCCATGCGGGAAGCCGTTGGCGACGGCATCGATATCATGGTCGATTGCCATGCCCGACCTTCGCCAGCCATGGGCCTGCGTTTTGCCGAAGCGCTCGATCCCTACGGGCTCTACTTCCTCGAAGAACCCTGCTGGCCCGAGAACATCGATGGTTTGGCAAAAATCAATGCCCATGTCGCGACGCCGATTGCCACCGGCGAACGCCTGACGCATCTGGCCGCGTTCCGCGATCTGTTTGCGAAAGCCGCCTGCGATATCTGTCAGCTCGATATCACCCATTGCGGCGGCTTCACCGAAGCCCGTCGCATCGCGGCCCTGGCCGATGCTTATCGCATTGCTCTCGCACCACACAACCCGCAAGGCCCGGTCAGTACCGCCGCCTCGCTGGAGTTCGGCTTCTCACAGCCGAGCTATATCATCTGCGAGTCAGTGCATGCGGATGTTCCCTGGCGGCAGGATGTGGTGGAAGAAGGCTTCACGATCGATCCCAGAACTCGCACCGTTCGCCCCAATCAACGACCGGGCCTCGGCATCTCGATCAACGAAGCCGAAGTCGCCCGGCATCCGTTCCAGCAGGAAATCCCGCAACAGGTCTTCTACGCCGACGGCAGCGTCGGCGACTGGTAG
- a CDS encoding PSD1 and planctomycete cytochrome C domain-containing protein: MLQTLPRPCSLLQVLLAWCAFSVGAAAADSAHKVDFALEIQPLLKEKCVFCHGPLKQEADLRLDAAALLIKGGDSGSAVKTDVPADSLILERILAAEGERMPPVGEGDPLTGEEVARLRAWITAGAPVPPDEKVLSGPEDHWAYHPPVQAELPTVSRDDWNQHPVDRFIARQHEKSGLTPVPQANRRELLRRIYLDLIGLPPTPAQMEDFLADASSDAYEKVVDQLLASPQYGERWGRHWMDVWRYSDWDGYRTQVRGSQRHIWRWRDWIVESLNADKGYDAMIREMLAGDEIAPTDEKILRATGFLARNYHNSNREIWMDATVEHTAKAFLGITINCARCHDHKYDPISQADYYRFRAIFEPYNVRVDRLPGTRDLTKDGLPRIYDAHAERETLIFEGGDERRAIKDKPVAPGVPEVFKADFDVQPVELPEAAWATAFREFIEKEDVALFEAAAKTSREKLDQLTKSSPGSVEHERAELKLQIDELTLASLQARWLADKAKYFGESTDGSLDALTRNASRKEREIKLVTSRLALLDQEVTVSKLRTTGEEEGNEKKLTDAEAALVKAQADITAKQKDLEEDAVEYTAIGKAYPARSTGRRTALADWLASTKNPLTARVAVNHIWLRHFGQPLVENVFDFGLNSPEPPYAALLDWLAVELMKGSSTAQPWSMKHVHRLIVTSQAYRLSSHADVTYAANRGIDSDNRLLWKREPQRLEAEVVRDSVLAVAGSLDCATGGPDLDFTEGETVFRRSLYFRTAYEKQMLLLTLFDAANPGDCYRRSTSVIPQQALALANSPITLGQARTLAGEIWTDVQNRTSKDIHPRGADTGIVESHDASPPHPQPLSPEYRGEGSSKSDSQKQAEPDYTFIDQAFERILSRPPSESERQLCHDFLAAQAQRLSDAASLTPIAGGPAPKLKASDDPHQRARENLVHVLFNHNDFVTVR, from the coding sequence ATGTTGCAAACGCTGCCCAGGCCCTGCTCGCTACTCCAGGTGCTGCTCGCCTGGTGTGCCTTTTCCGTTGGCGCCGCCGCTGCCGACTCCGCTCACAAAGTGGACTTCGCGCTGGAGATCCAGCCCCTCCTCAAAGAGAAGTGCGTCTTCTGTCACGGGCCGCTCAAACAGGAAGCCGACCTGCGACTCGACGCCGCCGCCCTGCTCATCAAAGGGGGCGACTCAGGCTCTGCGGTAAAAACCGACGTTCCAGCCGACAGCCTGATTCTCGAACGCATCCTCGCCGCCGAGGGCGAACGCATGCCCCCCGTCGGTGAAGGTGACCCGCTCACCGGCGAAGAGGTCGCACGGTTGCGAGCGTGGATTACCGCCGGCGCGCCGGTCCCGCCTGACGAGAAAGTCCTCTCTGGACCCGAAGACCATTGGGCCTATCACCCGCCAGTTCAAGCCGAACTCCCCACAGTCTCCCGCGATGACTGGAACCAGCACCCCGTCGATCGATTCATCGCACGACAACATGAGAAGTCCGGCCTCACCCCCGTTCCGCAGGCCAATCGGCGTGAATTGCTCCGCCGCATTTACCTTGACCTGATTGGCCTCCCCCCCACGCCGGCGCAGATGGAAGACTTTCTCGCCGACGCGTCATCCGACGCTTACGAAAAGGTCGTCGACCAACTCCTCGCGAGTCCGCAGTATGGCGAACGCTGGGGTCGACACTGGATGGATGTCTGGCGCTACAGCGACTGGGACGGCTATCGCACCCAGGTGCGCGGCAGTCAGCGGCATATCTGGCGCTGGCGCGACTGGATCGTCGAATCGCTCAACGCCGACAAAGGCTACGACGCCATGATTCGCGAGATGCTGGCCGGCGATGAAATCGCACCGACCGACGAAAAGATACTTCGCGCGACCGGCTTTCTCGCCCGCAACTATCACAACAGCAATCGCGAAATCTGGATGGATGCCACGGTCGAACACACCGCGAAAGCCTTCCTGGGCATCACCATCAACTGTGCCCGCTGCCACGATCACAAGTACGATCCCATCTCTCAGGCGGACTACTACCGCTTCCGCGCGATCTTCGAACCATACAACGTCCGCGTCGACCGCCTGCCTGGGACTCGCGATCTCACCAAAGACGGCCTGCCTAGGATCTACGATGCTCATGCCGAGCGCGAAACGCTGATCTTCGAAGGGGGCGACGAACGCCGCGCCATCAAAGACAAGCCGGTTGCCCCCGGCGTGCCTGAGGTGTTCAAGGCCGACTTCGACGTGCAACCAGTCGAACTCCCCGAAGCCGCCTGGGCCACTGCGTTCCGCGAGTTCATTGAAAAAGAAGATGTGGCCCTCTTTGAAGCTGCCGCCAAAACCTCGCGGGAAAAACTCGACCAACTCACAAAGTCATCGCCTGGCTCGGTCGAACACGAACGCGCCGAACTCAAGCTGCAGATTGATGAATTGACCCTCGCCTCACTCCAGGCACGCTGGCTCGCCGACAAGGCCAAGTACTTCGGCGAATCGACCGACGGCTCGCTCGACGCCCTGACTCGCAATGCCTCCCGCAAGGAACGCGAAATCAAACTCGTCACTTCCCGCCTGGCCCTGCTCGACCAGGAAGTCACGGTGTCAAAACTCCGAACGACCGGTGAAGAGGAAGGGAATGAAAAGAAGCTGACCGACGCCGAAGCCGCGCTCGTCAAAGCCCAGGCCGACATCACGGCCAAGCAAAAAGACCTGGAAGAAGACGCTGTCGAATATACCGCCATCGGCAAGGCCTATCCCGCCCGCAGCACCGGCCGCCGCACTGCACTTGCCGACTGGCTCGCCTCGACGAAGAATCCGCTCACCGCACGCGTCGCCGTCAATCACATCTGGTTGCGTCACTTCGGGCAGCCGCTCGTCGAGAACGTGTTCGACTTCGGTCTCAACAGTCCCGAGCCCCCCTACGCCGCGCTGCTCGACTGGCTGGCTGTGGAGTTGATGAAAGGGAGTTCCACTGCTCAGCCCTGGAGCATGAAACATGTCCATCGGCTGATCGTGACTTCACAGGCGTACCGGCTCTCGTCACATGCCGACGTCACTTATGCCGCCAATCGCGGGATCGACTCCGATAATCGCCTGCTGTGGAAGCGGGAACCGCAACGTCTCGAAGCGGAAGTCGTCCGCGACAGCGTGCTGGCCGTCGCAGGCAGTCTCGACTGTGCCACAGGCGGGCCTGATCTTGATTTCACCGAGGGAGAAACGGTATTCCGCCGCAGTTTGTATTTCCGCACGGCCTATGAAAAGCAGATGTTGTTGCTGACGTTGTTCGATGCCGCGAATCCCGGCGACTGCTACCGCCGTTCGACAAGCGTCATCCCGCAACAGGCTCTTGCACTCGCCAACAGTCCGATCACGCTCGGGCAGGCTCGAACGTTGGCCGGTGAGATTTGGACGGACGTTCAAAATCGAACTTCAAAAGACATCCATCCTCGTGGTGCGGACACTGGCATTGTCGAGTCCCACGACGCTTCGCCCCCTCACCCCCAGCCCCTCTCCCCCGAGTACAGGGGCGAGGGGAGTTCGAAGTCAGATTCACAGAAACAGGCCGAGCCGGACTACACGTTTATCGATCAGGCCTTCGAGCGCATCCTCAGCCGTCCCCCGTCAGAGTCCGAACGCCAGCTTTGTCACGACTTCCTGGCCGCACAGGCACAACGACTATCGGACGCGGCATCGCTGACTCCCATCGCAGGCGGTCCTGCTCCCAAGCTCAAGGCGTCCGACGATCCTCATCAACGTGCCCGCGAAAACCTCGTGCATGTGCTGTTCAATCACAACGATTTTGTCACCGTTCGCTGA
- a CDS encoding neutral/alkaline non-lysosomal ceramidase N-terminal domain-containing protein: MSSLPTAPEPAAFAGKIGVARCDITPPIGIAHRNWGAAQKFTADSIHRAISVGAIVIQSTENDVQLVLIEADYGFWADVSALQAIRSQVREQYRLDDAQVIVSITHTHANARLIESPESIPGGDLLPAWGEHLVSQTLLAVQQAMASVQPAILEWHVGRCQLAAARDLVDPAHPERRICGYDPSVTADDTLLLGRVTDMEGHLLAVIVNYACHPTTLAWENHAISPDFVGATRAVIAQHTSNAEVFFLQGASGELAPKYQYVGDPAVADRHGRQLGFAALATLEDMDPPGTQLAYQGVVESGAPLAIWKPVSYEPSRSLAASSVMVELPLKDLPSSSEILAQLETAPEGFARERLRRKLDVRRKVGEGDAFALPVSAWRLGNAILVGTMTEAYSQFQTELRRRFPDQRLICLNMINGWIGYLPPRELYAENIYQVWQSPFAEGGLEKTIDTATGLIEQLLTN; encoded by the coding sequence ATGTCGTCACTCCCCACAGCACCGGAACCTGCGGCCTTCGCCGGTAAGATCGGCGTGGCACGGTGTGACATCACTCCGCCAATTGGAATCGCACATCGCAACTGGGGGGCAGCGCAAAAGTTCACGGCTGATTCGATCCATCGGGCCATCAGCGTCGGCGCTATTGTCATTCAATCGACCGAGAACGATGTCCAACTCGTCCTGATCGAAGCCGACTACGGCTTCTGGGCCGACGTGAGTGCGTTACAGGCGATTCGGTCTCAGGTGCGGGAACAATATCGTCTCGACGATGCCCAGGTGATCGTTTCCATCACCCATACGCATGCAAATGCAAGACTGATCGAATCTCCGGAGTCGATCCCTGGCGGTGATCTGCTGCCGGCCTGGGGCGAACACCTGGTGAGCCAGACGCTGCTTGCCGTCCAACAGGCAATGGCCTCAGTGCAACCGGCCATCCTCGAATGGCACGTTGGACGTTGCCAGCTCGCCGCCGCCCGTGATCTGGTCGATCCGGCTCATCCCGAGCGACGCATCTGCGGTTACGATCCCTCGGTGACAGCTGACGACACGCTGCTGCTGGGCCGCGTCACTGACATGGAAGGTCACCTGCTGGCGGTGATCGTCAACTATGCGTGCCATCCGACGACGCTAGCCTGGGAGAATCACGCCATCTCGCCAGACTTTGTCGGCGCGACTCGGGCCGTGATTGCACAACACACATCCAATGCCGAGGTCTTCTTTCTGCAGGGGGCCTCCGGGGAACTCGCACCAAAGTATCAGTATGTCGGCGACCCTGCCGTCGCCGACCGGCATGGCCGGCAACTCGGCTTCGCGGCGCTCGCCACTCTTGAAGATATGGACCCGCCTGGCACGCAGCTGGCCTATCAGGGAGTCGTCGAATCTGGCGCGCCTCTGGCGATCTGGAAACCGGTCTCCTATGAGCCCTCACGTTCACTCGCCGCCAGCAGCGTGATGGTCGAACTGCCGCTCAAGGATCTTCCTTCCTCTTCGGAAATTCTTGCTCAACTTGAGACCGCCCCGGAAGGATTCGCCCGCGAACGGCTACGCCGCAAACTGGATGTCCGCCGCAAGGTTGGTGAAGGGGACGCGTTCGCACTCCCGGTGTCTGCGTGGCGTCTCGGCAATGCGATCCTTGTCGGCACAATGACAGAAGCCTATTCCCAGTTTCAGACAGAACTCCGCCGACGGTTTCCCGACCAGCGGCTCATCTGCCTGAACATGATCAACGGCTGGATCGGCTATCTTCCCCCGCGGGAGTTGTATGCCGAAAACATCTATCAGGTCTGGCAGTCCCCATTCGCCGAGGGGGGACTCGAAAAAACAATCGATACCGCGACCGGGCTTATCGAACAACTGCTGACAAACTGA
- a CDS encoding dihydrodipicolinate synthase family protein, producing MTAPLHGVLPILHTPFDDHDSIDRSALREEIDWVYYVGAQGVCSAMVSEILRLTEDERVLLTELMVQFSDGRGAVVASVGSESTKQAVEYARVAQSAGCTAIMAIPPISAALPEASLRSYFSTIADAVELPLIVQDASSYVGKAMSPAFLASLLDAYGPEKIQFKPEASPLGPNLSALRDATQGRAKIFDGSGGLLLVDAYRRGLTGTMPGCDVLDAVVVLWKALETNNESVIRQIAPLIGSVIALQLQAGLDGFLAIEKYLMVKRNLFATARRRAPTAWDLDRETAQEVDRLFADLNNALATLEPELASK from the coding sequence ATGACTGCACCGCTGCACGGGGTTCTCCCGATCCTGCACACCCCGTTTGACGACCACGACTCGATTGATCGTTCCGCTCTGCGTGAAGAAATCGATTGGGTCTATTACGTCGGCGCACAGGGAGTCTGCTCGGCCATGGTGTCGGAAATCCTCCGCCTCACCGAGGACGAACGGGTGCTGCTGACCGAACTGATGGTCCAGTTCTCGGATGGTCGCGGAGCAGTCGTCGCCAGCGTCGGGAGTGAAAGCACCAAACAGGCGGTGGAATATGCACGCGTTGCTCAGTCGGCCGGTTGCACGGCGATCATGGCGATTCCTCCCATCAGCGCGGCACTGCCGGAAGCCTCGCTGCGAAGCTACTTCAGTACCATCGCCGACGCTGTCGAACTGCCGTTGATTGTGCAGGACGCCTCATCGTATGTCGGCAAGGCCATGTCGCCGGCGTTCCTGGCGAGCCTGCTTGACGCCTATGGGCCGGAGAAGATTCAGTTCAAGCCGGAAGCCTCGCCGCTGGGCCCGAACCTGTCCGCTCTGCGCGATGCGACACAAGGTCGCGCAAAAATCTTTGACGGTTCAGGCGGCCTGCTTCTGGTGGATGCGTATCGCCGCGGCCTGACCGGCACCATGCCTGGCTGCGATGTGCTCGATGCAGTGGTCGTCCTTTGGAAGGCGTTGGAGACAAACAACGAATCCGTCATTCGCCAGATTGCCCCGTTGATCGGCTCGGTCATCGCCCTGCAATTGCAAGCGGGCCTCGACGGCTTCCTCGCCATTGAAAAGTATCTCATGGTGAAGCGCAACCTCTTCGCCACCGCCCGCCGCCGCGCCCCCACCGCCTGGGATCTCGACCGTGAGACCGCTCAGGAAGTCGATCGCCTGTTCGCCGACCTGAACAACGCCCTCGCGACGCTGGAACCAGAACTCGCCAGTAAGTGA
- a CDS encoding DUF1501 domain-containing protein — translation MSKSRHRPSGHPLSAVSRRNFLMQTGLGFGSVALAGMLQRDALAESGWTPPTGQPHFAPKAKSVIWLFMIGGTSQYESFDPKPELNKYAGKTIESTPHASVLKSPFLANERIVAADANGQIRTEIYPMQIGYRKYGECGHEISDWWPHVGSCADDLCLIRSMWTEDSNHGAQLQFHTGRHRIEGFYPTIGSWVNYGLGSLNDNLPQFVVLGKPVADCCGGLECHRANYLGPQHDGVPLAVDPLNPLPYARPEEGIFREEQAAQFQLMHQLNQLTASEFPDDRTLNARIRSYELAFRMQTAIPETVQFNDETKETQSMYGLDQPETKEFGEQLLTARRLVQRGTRFIQVYHGGNGAAGGWDSHSGLKKNHEELSKQVDQPIAALLKDLKRQGLLDETLVVWATEFGRTPGSQGADGRDHHPYGFSIWLAGGGIKGGIVHGATDELGFHAVENRHYVTDVHATVLHQLGLNPRLLAVPGRKRIAKDYGEPIHEIMV, via the coding sequence ATGAGCAAGTCCCGGCATCGCCCTTCCGGACATCCCCTCAGCGCGGTTTCCCGTCGCAATTTTCTCATGCAGACGGGACTCGGCTTCGGCAGCGTGGCTCTCGCCGGCATGCTGCAGCGCGACGCTCTCGCCGAGAGCGGCTGGACGCCCCCCACTGGTCAGCCGCACTTCGCCCCCAAGGCGAAAAGCGTGATCTGGCTGTTCATGATCGGCGGCACCAGTCAGTACGAATCGTTCGATCCCAAACCTGAGCTGAACAAATACGCCGGCAAAACAATCGAATCGACGCCCCATGCAAGCGTGTTGAAGTCTCCCTTCCTCGCCAACGAACGCATTGTTGCCGCCGACGCCAACGGGCAGATCCGCACCGAGATCTATCCGATGCAGATCGGATATCGGAAATATGGCGAGTGCGGCCATGAGATCAGCGACTGGTGGCCGCATGTGGGCAGTTGTGCAGATGACCTGTGCCTGATTCGTTCCATGTGGACGGAAGACAGCAATCACGGCGCACAACTCCAGTTCCACACCGGCCGCCACCGCATCGAAGGCTTTTACCCTACGATCGGTTCCTGGGTGAACTATGGTCTCGGCTCGCTGAACGACAACCTGCCCCAGTTCGTTGTACTCGGCAAACCGGTTGCCGACTGCTGCGGCGGGCTTGAATGTCATCGGGCGAATTATCTGGGTCCGCAACACGACGGCGTGCCGCTGGCCGTCGACCCGCTCAATCCGCTCCCGTATGCCCGACCAGAAGAAGGGATCTTCCGCGAAGAACAGGCGGCTCAGTTTCAACTCATGCACCAGTTGAATCAGCTCACCGCTTCCGAATTTCCCGACGACCGCACGCTCAACGCACGGATTCGCTCATACGAACTCGCGTTTCGCATGCAGACCGCCATTCCTGAAACGGTGCAGTTCAACGACGAAACCAAAGAAACCCAGAGCATGTACGGGCTCGATCAGCCTGAGACCAAAGAGTTTGGCGAACAGTTGCTCACCGCGCGGCGGCTGGTGCAGCGAGGGACGCGATTTATTCAGGTGTATCACGGGGGCAACGGCGCGGCCGGCGGCTGGGATTCCCACTCTGGCTTGAAGAAGAATCACGAAGAGCTCTCTAAACAAGTCGACCAGCCGATCGCCGCCTTGCTCAAGGATCTTAAGCGGCAAGGCCTGCTTGATGAAACGCTGGTCGTCTGGGCCACAGAGTTCGGTCGCACCCCTGGCTCACAAGGCGCCGATGGTCGCGATCACCATCCCTACGGATTCTCGATCTGGCTGGCTGGCGGCGGAATCAAGGGGGGCATCGTGCATGGCGCGACGGATGAACTCGGCTTTCATGCTGTTGAAAACCGCCACTATGTCACCGACGTGCACGCCACCGTCCTGCATCAGCTTGGCCTGAACCCGCGACTGCTGGCGGTCCCTGGCCGCAAGCGGATCGCCAAAGACTACGGCGAGCCGATCCACGAAATCATGGTCTGA
- a CDS encoding GntR family transcriptional regulator, which produces MSIVEYIKTDLENRLRTGRPLPQKMTLESVASLYQVSITPVRMAVNELIAEGLLLKGKNRRLTPVHSVGESAADLTTDSPAPPEPPKDLLEIVANDLVRLSLQGEQVQLREEATAEKYSVSRSAIRNVFHRLAGSGLLKHLPRRGWVVRPFRQEDMRAFLEVRELLELKALDAARNHLRDEDLKRMLDGNQYPASDSERPLIDNSLHAYMIEKAANPYVQDFFERHGRYYDILFQWEDEDREAAIETVRQHREILEALLLRDWRTARKALSWHIQCNHPILSKIVDRQRGDDANPVHAPTAAPVPTTEA; this is translated from the coding sequence ATGTCAATTGTCGAATACATCAAAACGGACCTGGAGAACCGTCTCAGAACAGGGCGTCCTCTTCCCCAGAAGATGACTCTGGAGTCGGTCGCGAGTCTGTATCAGGTGAGCATCACTCCCGTCCGCATGGCGGTGAACGAGCTCATCGCCGAAGGGCTGCTGCTCAAAGGGAAAAATCGCCGGCTCACTCCGGTGCATTCTGTCGGCGAATCAGCCGCCGACCTCACCACCGACAGTCCCGCGCCCCCTGAACCTCCCAAAGACTTGTTGGAGATCGTCGCCAACGATCTTGTCCGCCTGAGTCTGCAAGGAGAACAAGTCCAGTTGCGGGAAGAAGCGACCGCCGAAAAATACTCGGTCAGCCGTTCCGCCATCCGCAACGTCTTTCATCGACTCGCAGGCTCGGGACTGCTCAAGCATCTTCCACGTCGCGGCTGGGTCGTCCGACCGTTCCGTCAGGAAGACATGCGGGCGTTTCTGGAGGTGCGGGAACTGCTCGAACTCAAGGCGCTCGACGCCGCACGCAATCACCTGCGCGACGAAGACCTGAAGCGGATGCTCGATGGGAACCAGTATCCGGCGTCAGACTCGGAACGGCCGCTGATCGACAACTCGCTGCACGCCTACATGATCGAGAAGGCCGCCAACCCCTATGTGCAGGACTTCTTCGAACGGCACGGACGCTATTACGACATCCTCTTCCAGTGGGAAGACGAAGACCGCGAAGCCGCCATCGAAACCGTCCGGCAACATCGTGAAATTCTCGAAGCACTCCTGCTCCGGGACTGGCGCACGGCCCGCAAGGCGCTGTCGTGGCACATCCAGTGCAACCACCCGATCCTGAGCAAGATTGTTGATCGGCAACGCGGCGACGACGCCA
- a CDS encoding MFS transporter: protein MPISPEPVQATRIRYVVLAWICAAAIVVYIQRTAMGVAATRIRGDLGLSEVDMGWVMSGFFWAYGLSQIPMGCVGQFWGSRRGLVVSMLIASSLCSLVGFSWGFSSILVFWMGAGIATAGVFPSCMQSISAWFPRSRLALPSGLLGSAMSVGAAISATLTGILLSLHDRFAADADSVLMPWLGAALSWRGVFILYGLPGLLWAIAFGLWFRNRPAQHPQVNAAELELIVSDQDPINPQREQGAPIPWSQLFLGSQMLLLSGQQMFRSAGYAFFGTWFPTYLQKVHDVSIGWSGFLTSIPLMGVIFGGTLAGWLADWIFNKTGSRRLSRQWLGGGGQLVCALTVIAAWYANDLVITVPLIALGSIVMAFGGCCSYSVIVENARPHVAPAYGMMNMMGNIGAAVSPVGAGFIAKWYGWEPVLLMYAAFYFLSFCCWVGINPDKKLFTE, encoded by the coding sequence TTGCCGATTTCTCCGGAGCCAGTTCAGGCGACGCGTATTCGCTACGTCGTCCTCGCGTGGATTTGCGCGGCCGCGATTGTGGTCTACATCCAGCGGACGGCCATGGGAGTGGCGGCCACTCGCATTCGCGGCGACCTGGGCTTATCAGAAGTTGACATGGGCTGGGTGATGTCCGGCTTCTTCTGGGCTTATGGACTTTCCCAAATCCCGATGGGCTGCGTGGGTCAGTTCTGGGGGAGTCGCCGCGGGCTGGTGGTCTCGATGTTGATCGCATCGTCGCTCTGCTCGCTGGTTGGCTTCAGTTGGGGATTCTCCTCGATCCTCGTCTTCTGGATGGGAGCCGGCATCGCCACCGCCGGCGTCTTTCCGAGTTGCATGCAGTCGATCTCGGCATGGTTCCCTCGCAGTCGATTGGCATTGCCGAGCGGACTGCTGGGCAGCGCCATGTCGGTCGGCGCCGCCATCTCCGCCACCCTCACCGGCATTCTGCTCAGCTTACATGACAGGTTTGCCGCGGATGCCGACAGCGTGCTAATGCCCTGGCTCGGCGCCGCGCTAAGCTGGCGAGGAGTCTTCATCCTCTATGGCCTGCCTGGCCTGCTGTGGGCAATCGCCTTTGGACTCTGGTTTCGCAACCGCCCGGCCCAGCACCCCCAGGTGAACGCGGCCGAACTGGAATTGATTGTCTCGGACCAGGATCCAATCAATCCGCAACGTGAGCAGGGCGCTCCAATCCCCTGGAGTCAGCTTTTCCTGGGCTCTCAGATGTTGCTCCTCAGCGGGCAGCAGATGTTTCGCTCCGCAGGGTATGCGTTTTTCGGAACCTGGTTTCCGACTTACCTGCAGAAAGTTCACGACGTCTCGATCGGGTGGTCCGGCTTTTTGACGAGCATCCCGCTGATGGGCGTGATCTTTGGCGGCACGCTGGCGGGCTGGCTGGCCGACTGGATCTTCAACAAGACCGGCAGCCGCAGATTGAGCCGTCAGTGGCTGGGGGGCGGGGGACAACTGGTCTGCGCTCTGACCGTCATCGCCGCCTGGTACGCAAACGACCTTGTGATCACCGTGCCGTTGATCGCACTCGGCTCGATCGTCATGGCCTTCGGCGGCTGTTGTTCCTACTCCGTGATTGTTGAAAACGCCCGACCGCATGTGGCTCCCGCCTACGGTATGATGAACATGATGGGGAACATTGGGGCCGCCGTTTCTCCGGTGGGTGCAGGGTTCATTGCGAAATGGTACGGCTGGGAGCCCGTGCTGCTGATGTACGCGGCGTTCTACTTCCTCTCGTTCTGCTGCTGGGTCGGAATCAACCCCGACAAGAAGCTCTTTACCGAGTGA